One window of Mesorhizobium sp. PAMC28654 genomic DNA carries:
- a CDS encoding L,D-transpeptidase, with amino-acid sequence MKKTVLMAAMLVAMLFGSSVQSWAASLVANIDVSSQTMTVSQYGEVLYRWNVSTARKGYFTPRGAYRPQRTERMWYSRKYEMSPMPYSVFFHGGYAIHGTGAVRQLGRPASHGCVRLQTANAATFYSMVREAGFGNTRILITN; translated from the coding sequence ATGAAGAAGACAGTTCTCATGGCGGCAATGCTTGTCGCGATGCTGTTCGGCTCGTCAGTTCAAAGCTGGGCCGCCAGCCTGGTTGCAAACATCGATGTGTCGTCGCAGACGATGACTGTGAGCCAGTACGGCGAAGTGCTTTACCGCTGGAACGTATCCACCGCCCGCAAGGGGTATTTTACGCCGCGCGGCGCCTATAGGCCGCAACGGACGGAGCGGATGTGGTACTCGCGCAAATACGAGATGTCGCCGATGCCTTACTCCGTGTTTTTCCACGGCGGCTACGCCATCCACGGCACCGGCGCGGTCAGGCAACTGGGGCGTCCGGCATCGCATGGCTGCGTGCGGCTGCAGACGGCCAATGCCGCAACCTTCTATTCGATGGTGCGGGAAGCTGGCTTCGGCAATACGCGGATCCTCATCACAAACTAA
- a CDS encoding zinc-binding dehydrogenase, with protein MRALQLIEDRRLETVDLPPPPPPSLGEVTLRIKAVALNHIDVWGWRGMAFAKRKLPLVVGAEASGEVEAVGPGVSNLVPGQLVSIYGARTCGLCRACREGRDNLCEHVSGVHGFHLDGFAQEKINLPARLLVPAPPGVTDIGAAVAPVTFGTVEHMLFDNAKLQPGETILVHAGGSGIGSAAIQLAKRMGCTIITTVGSNDKIDKAKALGADHVINYREDRFEGIVRKLTKKKGVDVVFEHVGTDTFAASMLCLKRGGRLVTCGSTSGVSTQINLMQLFQQQLKLLGSFGCRMENMANAMQKMAAGIVAPVIDTEVGFDDIDTALKRMEGRDVFGKIILRV; from the coding sequence CACTGCAACTTATCGAGGATCGCCGTCTTGAAACGGTGGACCTGCCGCCTCCCCCGCCGCCGTCACTCGGCGAAGTGACGCTGCGCATCAAGGCCGTGGCACTCAACCACATCGACGTGTGGGGCTGGCGCGGCATGGCCTTCGCCAAGCGCAAGCTACCGCTCGTCGTCGGCGCCGAGGCCTCGGGCGAGGTCGAAGCGGTCGGCCCCGGCGTTTCCAATCTCGTCCCCGGGCAGCTTGTGTCGATTTACGGCGCGCGCACCTGCGGGCTTTGCCGCGCCTGCCGCGAGGGCCGCGACAATCTGTGCGAACATGTTTCCGGCGTGCACGGCTTCCATCTCGACGGCTTTGCCCAGGAAAAGATCAATCTGCCGGCGCGCCTGCTGGTTCCCGCCCCGCCCGGCGTGACCGATATCGGCGCGGCCGTGGCGCCCGTGACCTTCGGCACGGTCGAACACATGTTGTTCGACAATGCCAAGCTTCAGCCGGGCGAAACGATCCTTGTCCACGCCGGCGGCTCCGGCATCGGCTCCGCCGCGATCCAGCTGGCGAAGCGGATGGGCTGCACCATCATCACCACGGTTGGTTCGAACGACAAGATCGACAAGGCCAAGGCGCTCGGCGCAGACCATGTCATCAACTACCGCGAGGACCGCTTCGAAGGCATCGTGCGCAAGCTGACGAAGAAGAAGGGTGTCGACGTGGTGTTCGAGCATGTCGGCACCGATACTTTTGCCGCCTCGATGCTGTGCCTGAAGCGTGGCGGTCGCCTGGTCACCTGCGGCTCGACCTCCGGCGTGTCGACGCAGATCAACCTGATGCAGTTGTTCCAGCAGCAATTGAAGCTGCTGGGATCCTTCGGCTGCCGCATGGAGAACATGGCCAATGCCATGCAGAAGATGGCGGCGGGCATCGTTGCTCCGGTCATCGATACCGAAGTCGGCTTTGACGACATCGACACGGCGCTGAAGCGCATGGAAGGCCGCGACGTGTTCGGCAAGATCATCCTGCGCGTCTAG
- a CDS encoding lipid A biosynthesis lauroyl acyltransferase yields MFKKTRRDLAFRYGRQLRQLNYWLVARAAMLIISVLRLLPADSALNFADRIARHIGPWVGRHDVAIDNLRKAYPEKSDGEIQAIASDMWGNMARLAAEYIFLDALFDYDPAATRPGRVEVKGIEHFVEIAGEQKPHIIFTGHLGNFELLPVAAATFGMNITALFRPPNNPYLADYILSTRRSTMGSLLPSSTGASFALAGVLENGGNIGVLVDQKFSNGLDTTFFGRPCQSNRVLATLARHYDCDVYPARCVRLPNNRFRLEIEDKLSLPRTSSGSVDVHATTQLLNDVVERWVREDPGQWMWFHKRWEITGGRRKRQAQPPEASQVS; encoded by the coding sequence ATGTTCAAGAAGACCCGCCGCGACCTGGCGTTTCGCTACGGCAGGCAGCTCCGCCAGCTCAATTACTGGCTAGTTGCGCGGGCCGCGATGCTGATCATCTCGGTGCTGCGCCTGCTGCCCGCCGACAGCGCGCTCAATTTTGCCGACCGGATCGCCCGGCACATAGGCCCATGGGTGGGCCGCCATGACGTCGCCATCGACAATCTGCGCAAGGCCTATCCCGAAAAGAGCGACGGCGAAATCCAGGCGATCGCATCGGACATGTGGGGCAACATGGCCCGCCTTGCCGCTGAATACATCTTTCTCGACGCCCTGTTCGACTATGATCCCGCCGCTACAAGGCCGGGCCGTGTCGAGGTCAAGGGTATCGAGCATTTCGTCGAGATTGCCGGCGAGCAGAAGCCGCATATCATCTTCACCGGGCATCTCGGCAATTTTGAACTGCTGCCGGTGGCCGCCGCCACTTTCGGCATGAACATCACTGCGCTGTTTCGCCCGCCCAACAACCCCTACCTCGCCGACTACATTCTCTCGACGCGGCGCTCTACAATGGGATCGCTGCTGCCGTCTTCGACCGGCGCGTCCTTCGCGCTGGCGGGTGTGCTGGAGAACGGCGGCAATATCGGCGTCCTCGTCGACCAGAAGTTCTCGAACGGTCTCGACACGACATTCTTCGGTCGTCCCTGCCAGAGCAACCGGGTGCTTGCCACCCTTGCCCGTCACTACGACTGTGATGTCTACCCGGCGCGCTGCGTGAGGCTTCCCAATAACCGCTTCCGGCTCGAGATCGAGGACAAGCTGTCATTGCCGCGCACGAGCAGCGGCAGCGTCGACGTCCATGCCACCACGCAGCTTCTCAACGACGTGGTCGAGCGCTGGGTGCGCGAAGACCCCGGCCAGTGGATGTGGTTCCACAAGAGGTGGGAAATCACTGGCGGCCGGCGCAAGCGGCAGGCACAGCCACCGGAAGCCAGCCAAGTCAGTTGA
- a CDS encoding acetylornithine deacetylase/succinyl-diaminopimelate desuccinylase family protein, with the protein MNQRLLKAVDDRVDDLVALTADLIRFPTINPPGEAYRPCAEYIGARLRKQGFETEFVRAEGTPGDTDRYPRVNVVARFDGRSPGACVHFNSHIDVVEAGDGWTVDPFAGVVKDGRVYGRGACDMKGGLAASIIAAEAFMEVFPDFPGAIEISGTVDEESGGFGGVAHLAKLGYFSSPKVDHVIIPEPLNKDRICLGHRGVWWAEIETKGEIAHGSMPFLGDNAVRHMGAVLQAFEDELFPALDRKITRMPVVPEGARRSTMNINSIHGGQTEDFRPGLPSPNVPDACRLTIDRRFLLEEDLGTVKKEVTDILDRLKRERKKFDYKIRDIMEVLPLMTERDAPVVKAVAKGIMEIFDREPDYVISPGTYDQKHIARIGHIYDCIAYGPGILDLAHRPDEWVGINDMVQSAKVMAIGLNVLLRGKIAG; encoded by the coding sequence ATGAACCAACGACTCCTCAAGGCGGTGGACGACCGGGTCGATGACCTCGTCGCACTGACCGCCGACCTGATCCGCTTTCCAACCATCAATCCGCCCGGCGAAGCCTATCGCCCATGTGCGGAATACATCGGCGCGCGCCTGAGGAAGCAGGGTTTCGAGACCGAATTCGTCCGCGCTGAGGGTACGCCGGGCGATACCGACCGCTACCCGCGCGTCAATGTCGTCGCCCGCTTCGACGGCCGGTCACCTGGCGCCTGCGTGCATTTCAATTCGCATATCGACGTGGTCGAAGCCGGCGACGGCTGGACCGTCGATCCTTTTGCCGGCGTCGTGAAGGACGGCAGGGTCTATGGCCGTGGCGCATGCGACATGAAGGGGGGCCTTGCCGCCTCGATCATTGCCGCCGAGGCCTTCATGGAGGTCTTTCCCGACTTTCCCGGCGCCATCGAGATTTCAGGCACGGTCGACGAGGAGTCCGGCGGCTTCGGCGGCGTCGCCCATCTGGCCAAGCTCGGCTATTTCTCAAGCCCCAAGGTCGACCACGTCATCATTCCCGAACCGCTGAACAAGGACCGTATCTGCCTTGGCCATCGCGGCGTGTGGTGGGCGGAGATCGAAACCAAGGGCGAAATCGCGCATGGCTCGATGCCATTCCTCGGCGACAATGCGGTGCGCCACATGGGCGCTGTGCTGCAGGCCTTCGAGGATGAGTTGTTCCCGGCACTCGACCGCAAGATCACGCGCATGCCTGTCGTGCCCGAAGGCGCCAGGCGTTCGACCATGAATATCAACTCCATCCATGGCGGCCAGACCGAGGATTTCCGGCCAGGCCTGCCCTCGCCCAACGTGCCCGATGCCTGCCGATTGACCATCGACCGCCGCTTTCTGCTCGAGGAAGACCTCGGCACCGTCAAGAAAGAGGTGACTGACATCCTCGACCGGCTGAAGCGCGAGCGGAAGAAGTTCGACTACAAGATCCGCGACATAATGGAAGTGCTGCCGCTGATGACGGAGCGCGATGCCCCGGTGGTGAAGGCAGTGGCCAAGGGCATCATGGAGATATTCGACCGCGAGCCCGATTATGTGATTTCACCGGGCACATACGACCAGAAACACATCGCCCGCATCGGCCATATCTATGACTGCATCGCCTATGGTCCGGGCATCCTCGATCTCGCCCACAGGCCCGACGAATGGGTGGGCATCAACGACATGGTGCAATCGGCGAAGGTGATGGCGATCGGGCTCAACGTGCTGCTGCGGGGCAAGATCGCCGGATGA
- a CDS encoding ABC transporter substrate-binding protein, with the protein MKLWKIILAAAALSLAAGTSAFAARTDLVIGIPLEPPHLDPTAGAAAAIKEVLYANVFEGLTRIGPNSEVLPDLAESWTISDDGKVYTFKLHTGVKFHDGADFSANDVKFSLDRARADNSVNAQKGLFAAIDTVEVVDPATVKVTLKHPQGSFLYNMGWGDAVMVSPGSADTNKEKPIGTGPFKFQNWVKGSSITLVKSDHYWGTPVFLDKVEFRIVPDAAAYVPALLSGDIQAFPFFDPDSVAQIKDDPRFKVVVGATEGETILSMNNKKPPFDKLQVRQAISYALDRKAIIDGASAGLGLPIGSHMSPTNKYYVDLTGRYPHDIAKAKELLKEAGLENGFTATLKLPPPSYARLGGEIIASELRDVGINLEIIPVEWAQWLDQVFTKKDYDLTIVSHTEPNDIDIYSRKDYYFSYENPTFNKVIADLELTSDEAKRKELYAQAQKILADDAVVGFLFELPKVGVWDAKLQGLWENAPIQANDLTKVKWAD; encoded by the coding sequence ATGAAATTGTGGAAGATCATTCTGGCCGCCGCCGCCCTGTCACTGGCCGCCGGAACCTCGGCATTCGCCGCGCGAACCGACCTGGTCATCGGTATTCCACTTGAACCTCCGCATCTCGACCCGACCGCGGGCGCCGCCGCGGCGATCAAGGAGGTTCTCTATGCCAATGTGTTCGAGGGCCTGACCCGCATTGGTCCCAACAGCGAAGTGCTGCCGGACCTGGCGGAAAGCTGGACCATTTCCGACGACGGCAAGGTCTACACCTTCAAGCTGCACACGGGCGTGAAATTTCATGACGGCGCCGATTTCAGCGCCAACGACGTGAAATTCTCGCTCGACCGCGCCCGCGCCGACAATTCGGTCAACGCGCAAAAGGGCCTGTTCGCCGCCATCGACACCGTCGAGGTGGTTGATCCCGCGACGGTGAAAGTCACGCTGAAGCACCCGCAGGGCTCCTTCCTCTACAATATGGGCTGGGGCGACGCGGTGATGGTATCGCCCGGATCGGCGGACACCAACAAGGAGAAACCGATCGGCACCGGCCCGTTCAAGTTCCAGAACTGGGTCAAGGGATCGTCGATCACGCTGGTGAAGTCCGACCATTACTGGGGCACCCCGGTGTTTCTGGACAAGGTCGAGTTCCGCATCGTTCCCGATGCCGCCGCCTACGTGCCGGCGCTGCTGTCCGGCGACATCCAGGCCTTCCCCTTCTTCGACCCCGACAGCGTCGCGCAGATCAAGGACGATCCGCGCTTCAAGGTGGTCGTCGGTGCGACCGAAGGCGAAACCATCCTGTCGATGAACAACAAGAAGCCGCCATTCGACAAGCTGCAGGTCCGGCAGGCGATTTCCTACGCGCTCGATCGCAAGGCGATCATCGACGGCGCCTCGGCCGGCCTTGGCCTGCCGATCGGCTCACACATGTCGCCGACCAACAAATACTATGTCGACCTCACTGGCCGCTATCCACACGATATCGCCAAGGCCAAGGAACTGTTGAAGGAAGCAGGACTGGAAAATGGCTTCACGGCGACGCTGAAATTGCCACCACCTTCCTATGCGCGGCTTGGCGGCGAAATCATCGCGTCGGAGCTTCGTGATGTCGGCATCAACCTGGAGATCATCCCGGTCGAATGGGCGCAGTGGCTGGACCAGGTGTTCACCAAGAAGGACTACGACCTGACCATCGTCTCGCACACCGAGCCCAACGACATCGATATCTATTCGCGCAAGGACTACTACTTCAGCTACGAGAACCCGACGTTCAACAAGGTCATCGCCGATCTGGAGCTCACCTCCGACGAAGCCAAGCGTAAGGAACTTTACGCGCAGGCGCAGAAAATCCTGGCCGACGACGCCGTGGTCGGCTTCCTGTTCGAACTGCCGAAGGTCGGTGTCTGGGACGCCAAGCTGCAGGGCCTTTGGGAAAACGCGCCGATCCAGGCCAATGATCTGACCAAGGTGAAGTGGGCGGATTGA